In Opitutus sp. ER46, the following are encoded in one genomic region:
- a CDS encoding alanine--glyoxylate aminotransferase family protein: protein MSYKLFIPGPIAVSDKTLRAMAQPMIGHRSNDFVALYQAIQPELQALMYTKDPVYLSTSSAWGSMEGALRNVVQKKVLNCMNGAFSDKWYDVALRDDKQATALKFEWGQPVDPEAVRRELAKGGYDAITLIHNETSCGCMSDLAAVMKVVREFPEVISIVDTVSSFSAMPIKKDELGIDVLITGSQKALAMPPGLSLISVSKRALDRAAQTPGRGYYFDFVEFQKNHEAGMTPSTPTVSLIFALKSKLEDIKAEGVENRYARHLRLNKMVRDHILAKGFKMFPKEGYGSVTLNCFANTLGYDLAALNKILKSKHHLVIDGGYGKLKGKTFRISNMGDETDETIAAMLKSFDAALAETPKVSA, encoded by the coding sequence ATGAGCTACAAACTGTTCATTCCCGGCCCCATCGCCGTGTCGGATAAGACCCTGCGGGCGATGGCCCAGCCGATGATCGGTCATCGGAGCAACGACTTCGTCGCGCTGTACCAGGCGATCCAGCCTGAGCTGCAGGCGCTGATGTACACCAAGGATCCCGTGTACCTTTCCACGAGCAGCGCCTGGGGCTCCATGGAAGGCGCGCTGCGCAACGTCGTGCAGAAGAAGGTGCTCAACTGCATGAATGGCGCGTTCTCCGACAAGTGGTACGACGTCGCCCTCCGCGACGACAAGCAGGCCACCGCGCTCAAGTTTGAATGGGGTCAGCCCGTCGACCCCGAGGCTGTCCGCCGCGAGCTCGCCAAGGGCGGCTACGACGCGATCACCCTCATCCACAACGAGACCTCCTGCGGCTGCATGAGCGACCTCGCCGCCGTGATGAAGGTCGTCCGCGAGTTTCCCGAGGTCATCTCGATCGTCGACACCGTCAGCTCCTTCAGCGCGATGCCGATCAAGAAGGATGAGCTCGGCATCGACGTCCTCATCACCGGCTCGCAGAAGGCGCTCGCGATGCCGCCGGGCCTGTCCCTCATCTCCGTCTCGAAGCGCGCGCTCGATCGCGCCGCCCAGACGCCCGGCCGCGGCTACTATTTCGACTTCGTCGAGTTCCAGAAGAACCACGAGGCCGGCATGACGCCGAGCACGCCGACGGTCTCGCTGATCTTCGCGCTCAAGTCCAAGCTCGAGGACATCAAGGCCGAGGGCGTCGAAAACCGCTACGCGCGCCACCTCCGACTGAACAAGATGGTCCGCGACCACATCCTCGCCAAGGGCTTCAAGATGTTCCCGAAGGAGGGCTACGGCTCCGTCACCCTCAACTGCTTCGCCAACACGCTCGGCTACGATCTCGCCGCGCTGAACAAGATCCTGAAGTCGAAGCACCACCTCGTGATCGACGGCGGCTACGGCAAGCTGAAGGGCAAGACCTTCCGCATCTCCAACATGGGCGACGAGACCGATGAGACCATCGCCGCCATGCTGAAGTCCTTCGACGCCGCCCTCGCCGAGACGCCCAAGGTTTCCGCCTGA
- the lpxK gene encoding tetraacyldisaccharide 4'-kinase yields MQLHWLKKQANALELYTIDVILGRRAGASAALYGALLQMLSWLWSAAAQAKLWLYQNRIMRDQPLGCLVVVVGNLTAGGTGKTPVVEKFARALRDRGRRVAILSRGYKSKRQPLWRRWWIRFTHAEEPPPRIVSDGQKVLLESDEAGDEPYMLARNLPGVIVLVDKNRVKAGAYAIKKFGCDTLVLDDGFQYLPLKGRLNLLLVDKTNPFGNGHLLPRGVLREPIKHLRRASYVFLTKSNGERDPELEQTIQQYNPGVDIIECAHRPQYLQRFGVPVTDAAAREPLSFLKGRRVFAFSGIATPESFEKFLRDLGAVLVGRERFLDHYRYTDEDVAELFAMARRDGAQCLVTTEKDAVRIQETQSCPLPLYYLRLEIEILRGAADFDEAVGRICFPQDPVERGRGVV; encoded by the coding sequence ATGCAACTGCACTGGCTGAAAAAGCAGGCTAATGCGCTGGAGCTCTACACGATCGATGTGATCCTGGGCCGGCGCGCGGGGGCATCGGCGGCGCTGTACGGCGCCTTGCTGCAAATGCTTTCCTGGCTCTGGAGCGCGGCGGCCCAGGCCAAGCTATGGCTGTACCAGAACCGCATCATGCGCGACCAGCCGCTGGGCTGCCTGGTGGTGGTGGTGGGTAACCTCACGGCGGGCGGCACGGGCAAGACGCCGGTCGTCGAGAAGTTTGCCCGCGCGCTGCGCGATCGCGGCCGGCGCGTGGCGATCCTGAGCCGCGGCTACAAGAGCAAGCGGCAGCCGTTGTGGCGCCGCTGGTGGATCCGCTTCACGCATGCCGAGGAGCCGCCGCCGCGGATCGTGAGCGACGGCCAGAAGGTGCTCCTCGAAAGCGACGAGGCGGGCGACGAGCCGTACATGCTGGCGCGCAATCTGCCCGGCGTGATCGTGCTGGTGGACAAGAACCGCGTGAAGGCCGGCGCGTATGCGATCAAGAAGTTCGGCTGCGACACGCTCGTGCTGGACGACGGATTCCAGTACCTGCCGCTGAAGGGCAGGCTCAACCTGCTGCTCGTGGACAAGACGAACCCCTTTGGCAACGGGCACCTCCTGCCGCGCGGCGTGCTGCGCGAGCCAATCAAGCATCTGCGCCGCGCGAGCTACGTCTTCCTCACCAAATCCAACGGCGAGCGCGACCCGGAGCTGGAGCAGACGATCCAGCAGTACAACCCGGGCGTGGACATCATCGAGTGCGCGCATCGGCCGCAGTACCTGCAGCGTTTCGGCGTGCCGGTGACGGACGCCGCCGCGCGCGAGCCGCTGAGTTTTCTGAAGGGCCGCCGCGTGTTTGCGTTCAGCGGCATCGCGACGCCCGAGAGTTTCGAGAAATTCCTGCGCGACCTCGGCGCCGTGCTCGTGGGCCGCGAGCGCTTCCTCGACCACTACCGGTACACCGACGAAGACGTGGCCGAGCTGTTCGCCATGGCGCGGCGCGACGGCGCGCAGTGCCTGGTCACCACCGAGAAGGACGCGGTGCGCATCCAGGAGACGCAGTCGTGCCCGCTGCCGCTGTATTATCTGCGGCTGGAGATCGAGATCCTGCGCGGCGCGGCGGACTTCGATGAAGCGGTCGGCCGGATCTGTTTTCCGCAGGACCCGGTTGAGCGGGGGCGGGGCGTGGTGTAG
- a CDS encoding aminopeptidase: MIIDPRYNELADGLIGFSTQLKKGERVLIDAFDVPDEMVIALVRAARARGAYPYVQINRARITRELHRGAEEAQFAPQAEVELARMQKMDAYVALRGSNNIFETSDVPSERVQLVSRLMKPVLDYRVGRTKWVVLRWPSAAMAQQAGMSTEAFEDFYFKVCTLDYSRLTPGMKALADLMERTDRVQIKGPGTDLSFSIKGIGARACGGRHNIPDGEVFSCPVRDSVEGHVQYNAPTVYLGTSFDNIRLAFRKGKVVEATGSNTARLNEILDSDAGARYIGEFALGFNPHILQPMRDILFDEKIAGSFHFTPGQAYEGVGNGNKSQVHWDMVCIQRPEYGGGEIWFDGKLIRKDGLFVPKSLHKLNPAYLLGSSR, encoded by the coding sequence ATGATCATTGATCCACGCTATAACGAGCTCGCGGACGGGCTCATTGGGTTTTCGACGCAGCTGAAAAAAGGGGAGCGCGTCCTGATCGATGCGTTCGACGTGCCAGACGAGATGGTGATTGCACTGGTGCGCGCGGCGCGGGCCCGCGGGGCCTATCCTTACGTGCAGATCAACCGGGCGCGGATCACGCGCGAGCTGCACCGCGGGGCCGAGGAGGCGCAGTTCGCGCCGCAGGCGGAAGTTGAGCTCGCGCGGATGCAGAAGATGGACGCCTACGTGGCGCTGCGCGGCTCGAACAACATCTTTGAAACGTCGGACGTCCCGTCGGAGCGCGTGCAACTGGTCTCGCGGCTGATGAAGCCCGTACTCGACTACCGCGTGGGCCGCACGAAATGGGTCGTCTTGCGCTGGCCGAGCGCGGCGATGGCGCAGCAGGCAGGGATGAGCACCGAGGCGTTCGAGGACTTCTACTTCAAGGTCTGCACGCTCGACTATTCGCGCCTGACGCCCGGCATGAAGGCGCTGGCCGACCTGATGGAGCGGACCGATCGCGTGCAGATCAAGGGCCCGGGCACGGACCTCAGTTTCTCGATCAAGGGCATCGGGGCGCGCGCCTGCGGCGGCCGCCACAACATCCCCGACGGCGAAGTGTTCTCCTGCCCGGTGCGCGACAGCGTCGAAGGCCACGTGCAATACAACGCGCCGACGGTTTATCTCGGGACCTCGTTCGACAACATCCGGCTCGCGTTCCGCAAGGGCAAGGTGGTGGAGGCGACGGGTTCGAACACCGCGCGGCTCAACGAGATTCTCGATAGCGACGCGGGCGCGCGGTACATCGGCGAGTTCGCGCTGGGTTTCAATCCGCACATCCTGCAGCCGATGCGAGACATCCTCTTCGACGAGAAGATCGCGGGCTCCTTCCACTTCACGCCCGGCCAGGCCTACGAAGGCGTGGGCAACGGCAACAAGTCCCAGGTACACTGGGACATGGTGTGCATCCAGCGGCCGGAGTACGGCGGCGGTGAGATCTGGTTCGACGGGAAGCTGATCCGCAAAGATGGCCTGTTCGTGCCGAAGTCCCTCCACAAACTGAACCCCGCGTACCTGCTGGGGAGCAGCCGGTAA
- a CDS encoding adenosine deaminase family protein, translated as MRDFIQALPKTETHLHVEGALPYELLTQWQPEQWPPDPQFRSRAYRYPSFPEFDRILLDNALPWFTTADRYHEAAKVMFAKHVAQNVRYVETSFHLPVTKFIKVPGPEIIAALRAAVPAGLEVRIFAGMARTDINSDLRPTIDELHTWDDLAGIDLHGHEVQPTPPETATIWARVRAAGKVTKAHAGEFGGADRVREAIELLGVTRIQHGVRAIEDPAVVRLAAERGVTFDVCPISNVGLQVVPTMKDHPIRRLIKAGVRCTISTDDPLCFGNTLVEEYETLASELTFSRAELAALAKNGWEVAQVPAATRRAMLDEIDRISATTT; from the coding sequence ATGCGCGACTTCATCCAAGCCCTGCCGAAGACCGAAACGCATCTGCACGTCGAAGGGGCGCTGCCCTACGAACTGCTGACGCAATGGCAGCCGGAGCAATGGCCGCCCGATCCGCAGTTCCGCTCGCGCGCGTATCGCTACCCCTCGTTTCCGGAGTTCGACCGGATCCTCCTGGACAACGCGCTGCCGTGGTTCACGACGGCCGACCGCTATCACGAGGCGGCCAAGGTGATGTTCGCGAAGCACGTCGCGCAGAACGTGCGCTACGTGGAGACCAGTTTTCACCTGCCGGTGACGAAGTTCATCAAGGTGCCCGGTCCCGAGATCATCGCCGCGCTGCGGGCGGCGGTCCCGGCGGGGCTCGAGGTGCGGATCTTCGCCGGCATGGCGCGGACCGACATCAACAGCGACCTGCGGCCGACGATCGACGAACTGCACACGTGGGACGACCTGGCCGGCATCGACCTGCACGGGCACGAGGTGCAGCCGACGCCGCCGGAGACGGCAACGATCTGGGCGCGCGTGCGGGCGGCGGGGAAGGTGACCAAGGCGCATGCGGGCGAGTTCGGCGGAGCCGACCGGGTGCGCGAGGCCATCGAGCTCCTCGGCGTCACGCGGATCCAGCATGGCGTGCGGGCGATCGAGGACCCCGCGGTGGTCCGCCTGGCGGCGGAGCGCGGCGTCACGTTCGACGTGTGCCCGATCAGCAACGTCGGCCTGCAGGTGGTGCCCACGATGAAAGACCATCCGATCCGGCGGCTGATCAAGGCGGGGGTGCGTTGCACGATCAGCACCGACGATCCGCTCTGTTTCGGCAACACGCTGGTCGAGGAGTACGAGACGCTCGCGAGCGAGCTGACCTTTTCGCGCGCGGAGCTGGCGGCCCTGGCCAAGAATGGTTGGGAAGTCGCGCAGGTGCCCGCGGCGACGCGCCGGGCCATGCTCGACGAGATCGATCGGATCTCCGCGACCACGACCTGA
- a CDS encoding TonB-dependent receptor — MPSRAVVPLLAALLLVSGGRAAAATTTTTPITSAPSVAAPTPPAAQPVTPPAVGPVATDPGALVRPERDPLIKMDAYEVKSAEDTSFDGTGMGSYEQQLRDWPFANELVMAQPVEDEVVDVQLVQIANPSAVDLATGDARLSLRGFPTPLLRNGFVTMGATDMLNTLRTIVIQGALVPVMGRAAPGGIQDFWTARPRTTPGKKLEYSISTEQTQNATAEVFGVSVPKRVWHRVGLSYTRREGPEEFAANTTMNASAAVSWKHSPVASTLWAVDVQSVRTNAAPAIPDYRLATGQKIVGPYLPLAGFNVFGPDAGVRRRTGAASVLFDGQPRRWLTLRAGLESWWRTVEQDRFTTGVYNVATRRFEGTREPRHSEQPQEVLLAHLEATGRFDFWRTQHKLMAAFNHTWGTYTREELALPTAVRNQLPASVRLFYPSAPNYYRTPFADEVYTRVLTDREENARYTALELTERMGMAAGRLVFTTGLRQDLVGLTLEDRRPGTTLPYVSDRVQQLTYHVGVNYQALPGRLLVFATTSTAFDPSTRVDSRTGRIQGNDTTRGYETGLKGRFQDGELELSASGFLLFNQDISRRNPLYDDPIYDANQTQPQLVAAGEERFSGGKFEGRWRPWGGWTFAARAAYTRAITTASPDLPEEVGRPITRLPPYTATASGTYAFAKGRLKGLSLAATWSYVSAFTAQYEDKQRYALEYPGYGLLTLSTNWTIRRKKVAHTVGLTLRNAGDYDMVKSQARLGNDRELVSSYRVIF, encoded by the coding sequence ATGCCGTCCCGTGCCGTCGTTCCCTTGCTGGCTGCGCTGCTCCTCGTGAGCGGCGGGCGCGCGGCTGCCGCGACGACGACGACGACTCCGATTACGTCGGCTCCGTCCGTGGCGGCGCCCACGCCGCCGGCGGCCCAACCGGTGACGCCGCCGGCCGTCGGGCCGGTCGCAACCGACCCCGGCGCGTTGGTCCGGCCCGAGCGCGATCCGCTGATCAAGATGGACGCCTACGAGGTGAAGTCGGCGGAGGACACGTCCTTTGACGGCACCGGGATGGGGAGCTATGAGCAGCAGCTGCGGGACTGGCCCTTTGCGAACGAACTGGTGATGGCGCAGCCGGTGGAGGACGAAGTCGTCGATGTGCAGCTGGTGCAGATCGCGAACCCCTCGGCGGTGGACCTGGCGACGGGGGACGCGCGCCTGAGCCTGCGGGGATTCCCGACGCCGCTGTTGCGCAACGGCTTTGTGACGATGGGGGCGACGGACATGCTGAACACGCTGCGGACGATCGTCATCCAGGGCGCGCTGGTGCCGGTGATGGGGCGGGCGGCGCCGGGCGGTATTCAGGATTTCTGGACGGCGCGGCCGCGGACGACCCCGGGCAAGAAGCTGGAGTATTCGATTTCGACGGAGCAGACGCAGAACGCGACCGCGGAGGTGTTTGGTGTGAGCGTGCCGAAGCGGGTGTGGCACCGGGTGGGGCTGAGCTACACGCGCCGCGAGGGGCCGGAGGAGTTCGCCGCGAACACGACCATGAACGCGAGCGCGGCGGTGTCCTGGAAGCACAGCCCGGTGGCGAGCACGCTGTGGGCGGTGGACGTGCAGAGCGTGCGGACGAATGCCGCGCCGGCGATTCCCGACTACCGGCTGGCGACGGGGCAGAAGATCGTCGGCCCGTATCTGCCGCTCGCGGGCTTCAACGTCTTTGGCCCCGATGCGGGCGTGCGCCGGCGGACCGGCGCGGCGAGCGTGCTGTTTGACGGCCAGCCGCGGCGCTGGCTGACGCTGCGGGCGGGCTTGGAGTCGTGGTGGCGGACCGTCGAGCAGGACCGGTTCACGACGGGCGTGTACAACGTCGCCACGCGACGCTTCGAAGGCACGCGTGAGCCGCGGCACTCCGAGCAGCCGCAGGAGGTTTTGCTGGCGCATCTCGAGGCGACCGGGCGCTTCGATTTCTGGCGCACCCAGCACAAGCTGATGGCGGCGTTCAACCACACCTGGGGTACGTACACGCGCGAGGAGCTCGCGCTGCCGACGGCGGTGCGCAACCAGCTGCCGGCCAGCGTGCGGCTGTTCTACCCGAGCGCGCCGAACTATTACCGCACGCCCTTTGCCGACGAGGTTTACACCCGCGTGCTCACCGACCGGGAGGAGAACGCGCGCTACACGGCGCTCGAGCTCACCGAGCGCATGGGCATGGCCGCCGGGCGGCTGGTTTTCACCACCGGGCTGCGGCAGGATTTGGTGGGCCTGACGCTCGAGGACCGGCGGCCCGGGACCACGCTCCCGTACGTGTCGGACCGCGTGCAGCAGCTCACCTATCACGTCGGCGTCAACTACCAGGCGCTGCCCGGCCGGCTGCTGGTGTTCGCGACGACGAGCACGGCGTTCGACCCCTCGACGCGGGTCGACTCCCGCACCGGTCGTATCCAGGGCAACGACACGACGCGCGGCTATGAGACGGGCCTGAAGGGCAGGTTCCAGGACGGCGAACTGGAGCTGAGCGCGTCGGGCTTCCTGCTGTTCAACCAGGACATCTCGCGCCGGAACCCGCTGTACGACGACCCCATCTACGACGCGAACCAGACGCAGCCGCAGCTGGTCGCGGCGGGCGAGGAGCGTTTCTCGGGTGGCAAGTTCGAGGGCCGGTGGCGCCCGTGGGGGGGATGGACCTTTGCGGCGCGCGCGGCATACACGCGGGCGATCACCACCGCCTCGCCAGACCTGCCGGAGGAGGTGGGCCGGCCGATCACGCGCCTGCCGCCGTATACGGCGACGGCGAGCGGAACCTACGCTTTCGCCAAGGGCCGGCTGAAGGGACTCTCGCTGGCGGCGACCTGGAGCTACGTGTCGGCCTTCACCGCGCAGTATGAGGACAAGCAGCGCTACGCCCTCGAGTATCCCGGCTACGGACTCCTGACGCTGAGCACCAACTGGACGATCCGGCGCAAGAAGGTGGCGCATACCGTGGGGCTGACCCTGCGCAATGCGGGTGACTACGACATGGTAAAGTCGCAGGCGCGCCTGGGGAATGACCGTGAGCTGGTCAGCTCCTACCGGGTGATCTTCTGA
- a CDS encoding RluA family pseudouridine synthase: protein MAAETYTVPEGSARARADKALAQGFPGHSRTALQRAFDAGLVRLRGEPIKRDHAVVSGDVLEFALPEVVPTELKPVDIPLDVIFEDRHMLAINKASGMVVHPGAATGEDTLVHALLAHCAGSLSGIGGVERPGIVHRLDKETTGVIVVAKTDAAHRALADQFATRALKKEYVALVAGAPDRLSGMIDRAISRHPVHRHRMTVGEGGKPARTAWERAEAFGQMAALIRCQIFTGRTHQIRVHLKSIGFPILGDALYGWKPDPRMPLQPDRVMLHAEHLVLTHPMTGKELDLRAPLPKDFTRLIKALRKATAK from the coding sequence ATGGCTGCCGAAACCTACACCGTTCCCGAAGGATCAGCGCGCGCGCGCGCCGACAAGGCGCTGGCGCAGGGATTTCCCGGGCACAGCCGCACGGCGTTGCAGCGGGCGTTTGACGCCGGGCTGGTCCGGCTGCGCGGCGAGCCGATCAAGCGCGATCACGCGGTGGTCTCGGGCGACGTGCTGGAGTTTGCGCTGCCGGAGGTGGTCCCGACCGAGCTGAAGCCGGTGGACATCCCGCTCGACGTGATCTTCGAGGACCGCCATATGCTGGCGATCAACAAGGCGTCCGGAATGGTGGTGCATCCGGGCGCGGCGACGGGCGAGGACACGCTGGTGCATGCGCTCCTGGCTCATTGCGCCGGCAGCCTCAGCGGCATCGGCGGCGTGGAGCGGCCGGGCATCGTGCACCGCCTGGACAAGGAGACAACCGGGGTGATCGTCGTGGCCAAGACCGACGCGGCGCACCGGGCGCTGGCCGACCAGTTCGCCACGCGGGCGCTGAAGAAGGAGTACGTGGCGCTGGTGGCGGGGGCGCCGGACCGGCTGAGCGGGATGATTGACCGGGCGATTTCCCGGCACCCGGTGCACCGGCATCGCATGACGGTCGGCGAAGGCGGAAAGCCGGCGCGCACGGCGTGGGAGCGCGCGGAGGCCTTCGGGCAGATGGCGGCACTGATCCGCTGCCAGATTTTCACGGGTCGGACGCACCAGATCCGGGTGCACCTGAAATCGATCGGTTTCCCGATTCTCGGGGACGCGCTGTACGGCTGGAAACCGGATCCGCGGATGCCGTTGCAGCCGGATCGGGTGATGCTGCACGCGGAGCATCTCGTGCTGACGCATCCGATGACCGGTAAGGAACTGGACCTGCGGGCGCCGCTGCCGAAGGACTTCACGCGGCTGATCAAGGCGCTGCGCAAAGCGACGGCGAAGTGA
- a CDS encoding MerR family transcriptional regulator: protein MKTITVIARRYGLSRTTLLYYDRLGLLSPSYRTAADARMYSAEDEAKLARIVTYRRAGVPLRSIQQMMDGAPTRVNRTLEARLREIQDQISALRGQQRFIVEMLREAVLRGEEPKRTRDQWVELLRACAFTDRDLQVWHMALERDDPQAHARFLRRIGLTAEEAAYVRERSREDLQKLGMTPAPRRGRRQQG, encoded by the coding sequence ATGAAGACGATCACCGTCATCGCGCGGCGCTACGGCCTCTCGCGCACCACGCTGCTGTACTACGACCGACTGGGCCTGCTTTCACCGAGCTACCGCACCGCGGCCGATGCGCGGATGTACTCGGCGGAGGACGAGGCGAAGCTGGCGCGGATCGTGACGTATCGTCGCGCGGGGGTGCCGCTTCGCTCGATTCAGCAGATGATGGATGGCGCACCGACGCGCGTGAACCGGACGCTCGAGGCGAGGCTGCGGGAGATTCAGGACCAGATCAGCGCGCTGCGCGGTCAGCAGCGTTTCATCGTCGAGATGCTGCGCGAGGCCGTGTTGCGCGGCGAGGAGCCCAAGCGGACGCGCGACCAGTGGGTCGAGTTGCTGCGGGCGTGTGCGTTCACGGACCGCGATCTGCAGGTCTGGCACATGGCGCTGGAGCGGGACGATCCGCAGGCGCACGCGCGCTTCCTGCGCCGGATCGGACTGACGGCGGAAGAGGCGGCTTATGTGCGCGAACGCTCGCGGGAAGACCTGCAGAAGCTCGGCATGACCCCGGCACCCCGGCGTGGCCGGCGGCAGCAGGGTTAG
- a CDS encoding phosphatase, which produces MVSAVAVIDIGSNSIKLLIAKRGEGSIVVVHSRSLDARISAGISKAEPELSEDGMATGLDAIRTLLADAKAHHVRKILLVATSAVRDARNGPLFRARVHEETGHEVRILTGDEEARLIGRGLACDPALGDLQNFYVFDLGGGSLECLAFRHRQLVQAASLQLGCVRLTEAFVKDVTRPLGRGARYRIMQHVHDELVRSPFKFDLGDDAVAVGTGGTMATVRAIIGARDGIPFEQTPTQLPVAWLRVMFAHLGRLPLDERRTVPGLPPARADVFPTALVTFVAVADVAGVQGFRHSLYNLRYGLAAEALLGASH; this is translated from the coding sequence ATGGTTTCGGCTGTTGCCGTCATCGATATTGGCAGCAACTCGATTAAACTCCTGATCGCCAAACGCGGCGAGGGATCGATCGTGGTTGTTCACTCCCGCTCCCTGGACGCCCGCATCAGCGCCGGCATCAGCAAGGCCGAACCCGAACTCAGCGAGGACGGCATGGCGACGGGATTGGACGCCATCCGCACGCTGCTCGCCGACGCCAAGGCCCACCACGTCCGCAAGATTCTCCTGGTCGCCACCAGCGCGGTGCGCGACGCGCGCAACGGTCCGCTCTTCCGCGCCCGCGTGCACGAGGAGACCGGCCATGAGGTTCGCATCCTCACCGGCGACGAGGAGGCGCGGCTGATCGGTCGGGGCCTCGCCTGCGATCCCGCCCTTGGCGATCTCCAGAATTTCTACGTCTTCGATCTCGGCGGCGGCAGCCTCGAATGCCTCGCCTTCCGCCACCGGCAACTCGTCCAGGCCGCGAGTCTCCAGCTCGGTTGCGTCCGCCTGACCGAGGCTTTCGTCAAGGATGTCACCCGTCCGCTTGGCCGCGGCGCCCGCTACCGCATCATGCAGCACGTCCACGACGAGCTGGTGCGCAGCCCGTTCAAATTCGACTTAGGCGACGATGCCGTCGCCGTCGGCACCGGCGGCACCATGGCCACCGTGCGGGCCATCATCGGCGCCCGCGATGGCATTCCCTTCGAACAGACCCCCACGCAGCTTCCGGTCGCGTGGCTCCGCGTGATGTTCGCGCACCTCGGCCGGCTGCCGCTGGACGAGCGTCGCACCGTCCCCGGGCTCCCGCCCGCCCGCGCCGACGTCTTTCCGACGGCGCTCGTGACTTTCGTCGCCGTCGCCGACGTCGCCGGCGTGCAGGGTTTCCGGCATTCGCTGTACAACCTGCGCTACGGCCTCGCCGCCGAGGCGCTGCTCGGCGCCTCGCACTAA
- the rsmI gene encoding 16S rRNA (cytidine(1402)-2'-O)-methyltransferase — MSSENTSLVPQPGHLYVVATPIGNVADLTERGRAILGGVDLIACEDTRTTGAFLTRLGLHKELVAYHEHNETEAAPRLADQLAAGRSIAVVSDAGTPALSDPGFRVVRECRRRSLPVVPVPGACAVISVLSASGLPTNGFLFVGFLPAKSAARVTFFDQHRAFPYTLALYESCHRIDKAVAEIVTTLGPQRVVCVAKEVTKLHETFFVGPVGEVQARLAKASLKGEFVLLIAPADFTL; from the coding sequence ATGTCCTCCGAAAACACCTCGCTCGTCCCGCAACCCGGGCACTTGTACGTCGTCGCCACACCCATCGGCAATGTGGCCGACCTCACCGAGCGTGGTCGCGCCATCCTCGGCGGCGTTGACCTGATCGCCTGCGAGGACACCCGCACCACCGGCGCTTTTCTCACCCGGCTCGGCCTGCACAAGGAACTCGTCGCCTATCACGAGCACAACGAGACCGAGGCCGCGCCCCGCCTCGCCGACCAGCTCGCAGCAGGTCGCAGCATCGCCGTCGTGAGCGACGCCGGCACTCCCGCCCTCAGCGATCCGGGTTTTCGCGTGGTCCGCGAATGCCGCCGGCGCAGCCTGCCCGTCGTTCCCGTCCCTGGCGCCTGCGCCGTCATTTCCGTCCTCAGCGCGAGCGGACTGCCGACCAATGGTTTTCTTTTCGTCGGTTTCCTGCCGGCTAAGAGCGCCGCCCGCGTCACTTTCTTCGATCAACACCGCGCCTTCCCGTACACGCTCGCGCTCTACGAGAGCTGCCATCGAATCGACAAGGCCGTCGCCGAAATCGTCACCACACTCGGGCCCCAGCGCGTTGTCTGCGTGGCCAAGGAGGTCACCAAACTCCACGAGACTTTCTTCGTCGGCCCCGTCGGCGAAGTGCAGGCCCGGCTCGCGAAGGCCAGCCTCAAGGGCGAGTTCGTCCTCCTCATCGCCCCGGCGGATTTCACGCTCTAG